The genomic stretch TGCCGTCGCGGGGTTCGTGGGAGCGGGACACGGGATCTGGAAGCAGACGCTGCTGGAGTACGACGGCGGCTGGATCTTTCTGATCGCCGCGGGTCAGGGCGCATATCTCGCCGTCTCGGCCGCGCTGGACGTGGACATGGAGGCCATGTCGTTCCGGATGCAGAAGACGGTGGCGGGCCTGAGCAAGGCGATGAGCGTGGCGCCGCGTTCGGACAGCGGTGCCGGAGCATGACGAGGCCCGGCGAGGAAGCCTCCGTCACCAGCGAATTCGTCCGCTCCTACGTCATCACCGGCGGGCGGAGCCTGCCTGCCTCGGATGACCTGGCGCTGCACACCCTCGTCACCCTGGCTCCCGAGCGGATCCCTCCGCTGGGAGCCGGCCCCGAGGTGATGGCGATCTGGAAGCTGATCGCGGGCGGCTACCTGTCGGTCGCCGAAGTGGCCGGCCACGTGGGACTGCCGGTGGGGGTGGCCCGGCTGCTGCTGACCGATTTATTCGAGCAGGGCCACCTCCTGCGCCGCGCCGAGCCACCCCGGGCTCAGAACGTTGACAGAGCGACCCTCGAGAAGGTTCTGAATGGACTCCAATCCCTCATCGGCTGAGACGGCCCCTGGATCCATCTACGTCTCCAGCGCGGTGACCAACGCCGCCAAGATCCTCGTCGTCGGGCACTTCGCGGTGGGCAAGACGACCTTCATCGGCTCGCTGTCGGAGATCACCCCGCTGCGGACCGAGGAGAAGATGACACAGGCGTCCCTCCACGTGGACGACCTCAGGGGCGTGGCGGACAAGACCACCACCACCGTGGCCCTGGACTTCGGCCGGCTGACGCTCAGCGACGAACTCGTGCTGTACCTGTTCGGCACCCCCGGACAGCAGCGCTTCATGCAGCTGTGGGAGGACATGGCCCGCGGCGCGCTGGGCGCGCTCCTCCTGGTCGACCCCGCCCGGCTGGAGGAGACCTTCCCCGTCATCGACCTCGTCGAGCGGTACGGCCTCGAGTACGCCATCGCGGTCAACAGCTTCCAGCCGGGCCCGGCGTACGAGG from Streptomyces roseochromogenus subsp. oscitans DS 12.976 encodes the following:
- a CDS encoding DUF742 domain-containing protein → MTRPGEEASVTSEFVRSYVITGGRSLPASDDLALHTLVTLAPERIPPLGAGPEVMAIWKLIAGGYLSVAEVAGHVGLPVGVARLLLTDLFEQGHLLRRAEPPRAQNVDRATLEKVLNGLQSLIG
- a CDS encoding roadblock/LC7 domain-containing protein, producing MKIDLSWVLNDVLEVRGARHAVLVSGDGLLLQRSDDIARDDAETNAAAMSSMQSLSRAVAGFVGAGHGIWKQTLLEYDGGWIFLIAAGQGAYLAVSAALDVDMEAMSFRMQKTVAGLSKAMSVAPRSDSGAGA
- a CDS encoding GTP-binding protein translates to MDSNPSSAETAPGSIYVSSAVTNAAKILVVGHFAVGKTTFIGSLSEITPLRTEEKMTQASLHVDDLRGVADKTTTTVALDFGRLTLSDELVLYLFGTPGQQRFMQLWEDMARGALGALLLVDPARLEETFPVIDLVERYGLEYAIAVNSFQPGPAYEEAEVREALDLLPDTPVVYCDARDRQSSAHALIELVRHLLTRAA